In Akkermansia muciniphila ATCC BAA-835, the genomic stretch CACTTTTACTAACCCCGCCGGAAAAAGACGGTTTCAAAAATAAACATCCGCCCCTGCCGGCGGGCGACACGGGCGGATGCAGGAAACGTACGGAAAGCGGAAAAACTTACTTCTCCACTTGAACGATCGCGTTCTTTTCCAATTCAATCACCACGCCTTCCGCAATCTTGAGAGAAACGGTGCGCTCATTCACCTTCTCCACAAAACCGTGCAGCCCTGCGTTTGTAATCACCTTGTCCCCGCGCTGCAGGGCTGCGATGCGCGCCTGCTGCTCCTTCTGCGCCTTCCTCTGGGGACGGATCAGCATCACCCAGAACAGGACGATGATAATCACAAACATGAACATGGGGCTGGCGAGAATCTGCTGAAACATATTTGCGGGTTCCTGCCCGGCGGCGCCCGCCGCATCCTGAGCCTGTGCTAACATAAAGATATTCATAAAATGTCGTTTGCTTTATACCGCGCGATAAACGAATCCTTGAAGGGACCGAACGTGCCGGCGGCTATGGCCTCGCGCGCCTGGGCCATCAGCCGGAGATAGAATTCCAGATTCTGAAAAGAAAGCAATCTTAAAGCGAGTATTTCACCGGCTTTAAACAAATGCCGCACGTAAGCGCGGGAAAATTGCGTGACATGCGGATGTCCCTCCGGGTCAATTGGGCGGGAATCCGTCGCCCAGCGCTGATTCTTGATATGCATGGGGCCGTCCGGAGTCAGCGCCACGCCGTGGCGAGCCAGGCGGGTAGGCATTACGCAGTCAAACATATCCACGCCGCGGGCAACCATTTCCAGCAATTGGGGGGGGGTGCCCAGCCCCATGGCGTACCGGGGCTTCTCCTCCGGCAGCCAGGGAGCGGAATGA encodes the following:
- the yajC gene encoding preprotein translocase subunit YajC; amino-acid sequence: MLAQAQDAAGAAGQEPANMFQQILASPMFMFVIIIVLFWVMLIRPQRKAQKEQQARIAALQRGDKVITNAGLHGFVEKVNERTVSLKIAEGVVIELEKNAIVQVEK